From Deltaproteobacteria bacterium:
CGTGTTTGGAGGCTGCCGTGGGGCCTCGAGACCGTGGCCTGACCCGGGTGGGGTAGGCCCAAGGAGCGTCAAGGATGTCCAGGATCCTGCTCGTGGCAGACGACAGCAAGACCATGCAGAAGGTGGTTCAGATCACCTTCGACCGCACCGACTACGAGGTGGTCGTCGTCGACGATGGGAACGCGGCGGTGCAGAAGGCGCGCGAGGTGCAGCCCGCCGTGGTCCTCCTCGACGCGGTGATGCCTGGTCTGAGCGGCTACGATGCCTGCCAGACCCTCAAGCAGGATCCGGCCACCGCTGGCTCCAAGGTCCTCTTGCTCGCCGGCACCCACGAGCCCTTCGACGAGGGGCGGGCGACCGCCTCCGGGGCCGACGGCTTCATCACCAAGCCCTTCGAGACCCAGGCGCTGATCGACAAGGTCAACCTGCTCGTGACGGGCGCCAAGGGCGAGCCGATGCCGAGCGCGATTCCCGGCATGGCTGCCCGCCCGGTGGTTC
This genomic window contains:
- a CDS encoding response regulator, encoding MSRILLVADDSKTMQKVVQITFDRTDYEVVVVDDGNAAVQKAREVQPAVVLLDAVMPGLSGYDACQTLKQDPATAGSKVLLLAGTHEPFDEGRATASGADGFITKPFETQALIDKVNLLVTGAKGEPMPSAIPGMAARPVVPAPAPVPPAAPAPAPAPAAPTFSPTPAAPAPAPAAPAAPSFAPTPAAPPAAPVPAPAA